The genomic stretch gcgtctgatcaaCATCCTGGTGAcggcgtgggactctaaacagagcagACGCGATTGTCCCCTGGACGGCTCAACGAGCCGCCCTGGAAAACAATTTGTTACAAACAACGTGAGAGataatacgaatcggaacaatcggcatggacctaagcaacgaaataaggactacgattgaaaACTTAGGTCATGAATCtacaaatcgctctgctttcccgGAAGCGACAAGATAATCTACGATGAGCTatatccacgcaacttcgaagtcgtagcgctgcaggaactttgctccTTCGGGCGGCTACtctgcactgcccacatgaaaggagacccgacgacgagaaggaagcgcagctggagcaggtctacgatagctgccccacaacgggacgtgaaaatcgtCATTGGAAACATACAAGCTCAGAAAGGACAAGAGGCAATGTACAGATCGATAATAGGGCCACATAACCTGCATGTTGtatctaatgataacggccatcggtgcgtgaactttgcagccttCCGTTCGTCGGgaactaccaggcgggattcattGGTGCTCACACCTCCACGAATCAGATAATCGCGGTTTAGCAGGTTATGCAGTAATGCCGCGATTACAACGTGTCCACACATAATCTATTCATCTATTTCAAATCGGCATCggggttggtcaaagcgacgatggatcgagtgatgtgtgtagctCGAGTATCGGGAGCACTTTCGAATCCCTTCGAGGtaatggtctctcgtgcctattgtttaacattgccctgcaAAGGTGTGTGGCTCGgatttttgtgaagatgaagGATACGTACATCGAACTGAAGGCCatagccaaacggattggactggtcatcaacgCACTGAAGACGATGTACGTGAAAGAAAgaggttcacgagaagacagtgccaacctcccacctcgagtttgGTGGTTATAAAATAGAGGTGagcgatgagttcgtgtacctgggctcactggtaactgccgacaacgataccagcaaaGAAAGAGGATATCGGAaaccgtttatggttattgattaggCGGGCTTTGTTCTCGGTTCTCGTGGTTTTcctatagcgaatttctttattcttaGACCCCACCCAGggctatctggcatctctttcttgcaTCGTGAATGGCAATATCGCTTCTCTATTCTCGCGCtgatggaataaagaaatttgttACTACTGAGTATGTATGACAGCGAACAAGAATGTTATATTGCTCCATTGTCAGCCCCCTGAAACATATCAAGTGAACTCAAAATAAttcagcacacacacacacaaataaaAAACCAAAACATTCGTCTCCAAGTCCAAGTTGAGCAGTGTTGTGTTGTTTACATTCAAAGGTCTGAAATAATTCTGTGCTGTGCATTAAAAAGGAGCAGAAATGCTGCAAAAGTTGTCCAACTATCTAGTCAGTACCCTCTCGAGACGGAGTTTCATCGCAATCCATCATCCCCGGATATGCAGTATTCACACGGAACAACAACAGCGACAGTCAAAACCCTCCGGTCTACCCTCGGAACAGCACCGAAACAATCACAACAGGAACCGAAGTCATTGTAATCCCGTTCCAATCCTGGCGGCCAGCACATTCCTCTCGTGGTTCAGCAAAAAGGACGATGAAGACTCGCCGGAGAGTAAACTCATCACCACGATTAAAATGTCAATACTGAACATCCAGCGGGAAGAGTATAAGAAAGCCGAACAGATGCTGCACATTGCTCTCAAAATGGCCCAGGACTTGCAGAGCAAGGACGGAATCACCTACATCTACGACATTATGGCCAATCTGGCAATGGAGGTCGGTGATTTCGCTAAAGCGGAAAAACTATTCGTGAGCGTTATGCAGCGGCTATTCGCCGATGGTTTCCTCGAGGATCACATGAAAATGCTGCACATTAGTTCAAAAATAGCGCACCTTTCACAACTGCAAGGTCACTTGGATAAAGCCGTGCAGGGTTTCGAGTGGACACTAGCTAAGCTGGAGGAAAAGCTAAAACTGGTCGGCGAGGACAGTGAAATACGCGAACTATGGGGAATAACTAAAAACTGGTATGCCCAGCTGTTGATGGATATGAAACGGTTTGCCGAGGCAAAAAGTTGCTTCCAGCAGGCATACGATGCCTACACCGAAATACATGGGAAGTTGACCGAGGAAGGGCTGATGATACTCAATAACTTAAGTGTGGCTTGCTCGAATGTGAGTTAGTACTTCAAGTGCTGTATCTCAAATTCTAATGAACATTCTCTTGCAGTTGGAAGATTATGCCACCGCCGAAAAATACCTGCTAGAAGCAATCTCGCTCGCTGCTCAGATACCGGATCTAACTGAGGCTGGAATATATCGTGCCAATCTGGGTCTGCTGTATCTTCAGCAGGGTATGCTGAACCAGGCAAAAGAATTTTGTTCCTTCGCTTGGAAGTACGGCAAACACCACAAGCACGAAGAAACTGTGATACAGGCCAACTACTGTTTAGAACAGGTTAGGTCGATGCAAAAGTAAGATTCTTTGGACGAATGTAGATTCGATTTTAACGCAGAGATATTGAGACAAATATGAAATTATGTACATACAAGAAAAATTCTTGTTTATTGCTGTTATATTCGTCCCAGAGCCTTAGAAGGCGCAATACTTGTTTAATATATATTCAGAATAAAGTACAGTCATAAATTGCAAATGTTATTTGAGTGTTTTTATgtataattttgtttatttcacATAAAATATTCCAGCAAAGGTCTTTGGAGTAAAATTTCCAAGGAAatcttacgttttttttttctttaaacaaTCTTGGTCTCAAGTCCCCCTAAAATAAACTATGAACATATAAAACATCTTAAACACAAATCATATGAATAAATCCCAATTTTCTCTTCAAGAGTAGCTTCTCTACGGGATGTGTTCATTTATGTAATTAAGGTCCACTGAGAATTTCTAAAACAGATCGTGCGCTGAAAGgcagaacttaaaaaatgatgCAGAATGAGTACGAAactaatactaataattttCGGACCCTTTTTTTCTAttacttttcattattttttcttctggtgttatcaacaacaacaacgccAGAATGAGTAGTGATAGAAATACAAATATGTGTAAAAAATGTCGCACAAGCTCATCAaaactgatgaaaaaaaaacattaatagTACAAGCACTTTCATGAAGGGTAcaaaatttatgcaaaaataataagaaGAATAAATAGGTTTCGAATATAGCATCGAATGCAGGgcctttttgaagtagaatacaaaTTTGAATTTATTAATTGATTACAAATCCAAAACAGTCCTGCACAATAAGAGGTGTTAAGTCACTTCAGAAGCAATTTAAATTACAATTAACCAAATCTTGATAAGTTTAATTCATTTAAAGTCTAAAGGGGATAAAATGGTTAAGATTCATTATGCTATAAacaaaaagaacaatcaaatcCCAGTTTTATAGCACTCTGTCAGTGAATATGTTTCCTCCTGCTCTCGCCCACGTAGCGCACGGTGTCAACGCATCGCATCACTCTAGCAGCCAACCGGTCATCGCGTTGGTCAGTTCGAACCGGGATATAAAAGAGTGCAGATTGAAAGGCAAAGAAAAAAGTCCGCGCGTAGTTATCAGTGACGTGTAAATATTTCCGCCGTCGGATGGATCACGCTAAAAGTCGGGGGCGAAAGCCCGCTGCTGATGTTGCTTCTGTTGTTGTTAAAAGACAAGGAGAATCCAAATCCTTTAAAGTTCACATTGCACTAGGATTGCTACTGGTGATGCTGTGGTTGTCATTTCCTACACTTTGCGATGGCCACGAGCATTTTGATGATCAcgaccatcatcatcaccaccaTCATGATGATAATCCCAGTTTTAAGGTGCCTAATTGTTTCTTTGCGTCCTTTTATGGAATTTTCATTACTTTGTTTTATGTTTATAGTATTCCCGACAAGCTAACGAAATGTACCAGGAAGAACATAACCACcatgatcatcatcatcatcatgatCATAAGCACCACAATAACGTTCATAGCCACGAGCATCATGCTGTGCCGGATGGCGTTAAACAAAAGAATAACCCTCCAGCtggtgagataaaaaaaaattctttcaaaGCATTGCTCAACCAATTTAATCATCCGTTACAGACACTTTCTACATTTGGGTCCACTCCTTGACATCAACTCTGTTGATCAGTGCTGCCCCATTCTTTATATTGTTCGCAATTCCGCTGGAAAATACCGAAGAAATGCAACCCCGACTGAAGACACTGCTAGCTTTCGCCTCCGGTGGACTGTTAGGCGATGCCTTTCTGCATCTGATTCCGCATGCCATTTCACCGCACAGCCATCACGGAGACGACGAAAACGGGCATGACCATGGTCacagtcatcatcatcaccaccaCGGCGAGGGAGAAGATAGCGAACATGGTCACGGTCATGATATGCGTGTAGGTTTATGGGTTCTGGCCGGTATCATTGCTTTTCTGGCCGTCGAGAAGGGGGTGCGTCTGATCAAGAAAGATGCAGCTAGCGGAAGTCATGGTCATAGCCATGGAGGTACAGCTCCGAAGAAGGCGAAGGCTTCTCCTCCAGTTTCCCCTTCGAAAAAGAAAGGTAACAAGAACGCCGAAGCGAGTGTTAGCAAAAAGAAGGAAGAAGCCGAAGCTGCTAAAGCTAAGGGAAAGGCCACCAAAAAAGAGCCCAAgaagaatcaaattcaaatcgCCGGTTATCTGAACCTAGCGGCTGATTTTACCCACAATTTTACGGATGGTCTCGCCATTGGCGCCTCCTATCTGGCCGGTAACAGTATTGGTATTGTGACAACGATCACAATTCTACTGCACGAAGTTCCTCATGAAATCGGAGATTTCGCTATCCTCGTCAAGTCGGGCTGCTCGAAGAAGAAGGCCATGCTGCTGCAGTTAACTACGGCTGTGGGTGCGCTTGCTGGAACCGTGCTAGCGCTACTGGGCAGTAGCAGTGATGCGGCCGAATCTTGGGTGCTTCCCTTCACGGCCGGAGGGTTCATCTACATCGCAACCGTTTCTGTGATTCCCGAGCTGCTCGAGGGTTCCACCAAGCTGTGGCAATCGCTGAAGGAGATCACTGCACTGCTGGCCGGCGTTGGGATGATGGTAATTATAGCAAAGTTTGAATAGTGGGTTTGTGTCGTGTCCCGTCTTGTCACCCTTGTTTCCTTCCCTTGAATCTCCCATGTTTGAGCCACTTAGTATCTAATGTTATCTCAAATAGGATTCCATAGTTCCAGATAATAGTTTAAGGGTTATTTGTTTCACTCTTGCGTTCAGTAATAAAAAGCAATATAATTTATGTTCTtaccatacaaaaaaaatctcgatTTAAATTATCTTTTGATGACATTATCATATAAGTTGCTCAAACATGTGTCGATTCTTTCCTTGCTGAACAGAATTTTACCGGTTGCATGATGGGAAATTGCTAACAAGAAGATTATTGAACGATCAAAAATTCCCGATAGATCCGATTAGCACTAACAGATTAGACTGTCAATAAGTACTATGCTAAGTCAGAGATGCTGAGGTATTTCTACACTAGATTCAATAGTGGGGTGC from Wyeomyia smithii strain HCP4-BCI-WySm-NY-G18 chromosome 3, ASM2978416v1, whole genome shotgun sequence encodes the following:
- the LOC129729478 gene encoding tetratricopeptide repeat protein 19 homolog, mitochondrial; the protein is MLQKLSNYLVSTLSRRSFIAIHHPRICSIHTEQQQRQSKPSGLPSEQHRNNHNRNRSHCNPVPILAASTFLSWFSKKDDEDSPESKLITTIKMSILNIQREEYKKAEQMLHIALKMAQDLQSKDGITYIYDIMANLAMEVGDFAKAEKLFVSVMQRLFADGFLEDHMKMLHISSKIAHLSQLQGHLDKAVQGFEWTLAKLEEKLKLVGEDSEIRELWGITKNWYAQLLMDMKRFAEAKSCFQQAYDAYTEIHGKLTEEGLMILNNLSVACSNLEDYATAEKYLLEAISLAAQIPDLTEAGIYRANLGLLYLQQGMLNQAKEFCSFAWKYGKHHKHEETVIQANYCLEQVRSMQK
- the LOC129728779 gene encoding protein catecholamines up; its protein translation is MDHAKSRGRKPAADVASVVVKRQGESKSFKVHIALGLLLVMLWLSFPTLCDGHEHFDDHDHHHHHHHDDNPSFKYSRQANEMYQEEHNHHDHHHHHDHKHHNNVHSHEHHAVPDGVKQKNNPPADTFYIWVHSLTSTLLISAAPFFILFAIPLENTEEMQPRLKTLLAFASGGLLGDAFLHLIPHAISPHSHHGDDENGHDHGHSHHHHHHGEGEDSEHGHGHDMRVGLWVLAGIIAFLAVEKGVRLIKKDAASGSHGHSHGGTAPKKAKASPPVSPSKKKGNKNAEASVSKKKEEAEAAKAKGKATKKEPKKNQIQIAGYLNLAADFTHNFTDGLAIGASYLAGNSIGIVTTITILLHEVPHEIGDFAILVKSGCSKKKAMLLQLTTAVGALAGTVLALLGSSSDAAESWVLPFTAGGFIYIATVSVIPELLEGSTKLWQSLKEITALLAGVGMMGTCIKAIEDSFEV